The genomic window AGAGCAGCGTGGGAGCGGAGCAACTCGGCGTAGGGCTGGAGAAAAGCCTGGGCCAGTAAATCCTGAGCGTCGGCCGGAGCGTAGGCTGCCCATACTGATTGTAATAATTCCGCGCAGAACTGTGGGCCACGGCTGCGCAGTTCGCGACTCACCTCGGCCAACAGCTTCGGTCCGTACGCTTCCGCCATGAACACGAACGAATCGAACCGGGAGCTGAGTTCGAAGAGCTCCGCTGGCGTGAGGTCGCGGTCTATCGAAGAGATCGGCGGCTGAAGCACGACGCGGAGTTCGCGATTGAGTTCCTCCTGGAAACGTGCGATGCGGATGTAAAATCCGAGAATTTCTGCCGCGAAGGCGTGCGGGCTGGCAAGTTCCTGCGCGCGCTGGATGCGCCGCTGCCAGGGGGATTTCGTCATCTAGCAATTATCGGCGGCGATCCTACGATCGGCAAGCTTGCATGCTTCTCGATCGACGATTACAGTAGCTTTGCTTCATTCCCATTTCTCGACTCCCGGGAAGCAGGTGGCGCATGTCCGGAACTGCAGGCGCATCCACTTCGCATGAGAAATTAGCCTCGTCACCGCCGCCAAGCGGCGGAAGTCTTCCCCCTATTCTGATGTTCCTGGTTACGGCGGCCGTCGTGATCATGGCCTGGAGGGGCGCTACACCCGCCACGCCGTGGGCGCAGGGTTACGATCCCTTCGGGCGCTGGTGGCTGTCGGCGATTTGCGCAGCACTGCCCGTGGTGGTACTGCTCACGACTCTGGCGATTTTTCGTGTGAAGGCGCATTATGCCGCTTTTCTTGGACTCGTGACCGCCCTCGTAGTTGCCGCTGGGCTGTTCCACATGCCGATCAAAGTGGCGAGCATCACCGCCATCTACGGAGCGCTGTACGGATTGTTCCCCATCGGCTGGATCATTCTCAATGTCATTTTCCTGTACCGCATGACGCTGGCGACCGGGCGATTCAAAGTCTTGCAGCAGAGCATGACCGGCATCACGCAGGACACGCGGCTGCAACTGCTGCTGATCGCATTTTCGTTTGGCGCGTTTTTTGAAGGCGCTTCGGGATTCGGAACGCCGGTAGCCGTGACAGCTGCGCTTCTGATCGGCCTCGGCTTCAGACCGTTGCAGGCTTCCGGGTTGTCGCTGATCGCCAATACCGCCCCGGTGGCGTACGGCGCGCTGGCCACTCCGATTGTGGCTTTGGCCGCAGTCACCGGGTACAGCGAGTTTGCGCTGGGAGCACAAGTTGGCCGCATTCTTCCATTTTTCTCGATGCTGGTGCCGTTCTGGTTGATATGGGCATACGCGGGTTTTAAGGGGATGAAAGAGATCTGGCCGGCCATTGCGGTTGCGGGCGCGGCCTTCGCCCTTCCGCAGTACCTGGTCTCGAACTATCACGGGCCATGGCTGACCGACATTATTGCAGCGATGTGTTCGATGCTGTGCTTGATTCTGTTTCTAAAAATCTGGCAGCCTGCGCGGATCTGGGGACATGAGGGCCACCAAGGGGAACAGCGTGCTGCGCGCGGTGCGCACGGGTATAGCCGCAGTGAGGTGGTGCGCGCGTGGCTGCCATGGCTGGTTCTGAGCATTACGGTTTTCTGTTGGGGAACATACACCGGCAAGAAAATTATGAACACGCCGGAGAAAGTATTTCCTTTCATGAGCGGGTGGTCGACGCCACCGAGTAAGATGACC from Candidatus Sulfotelmatobacter sp. includes these protein-coding regions:
- a CDS encoding formate dehydrogenase accessory protein FdhE, with protein sequence MTKSPWQRRIQRAQELASPHAFAAEILGFYIRIARFQEELNRELRVVLQPPISSIDRDLTPAELFELSSRFDSFVFMAEAYGPKLLAEVSRELRSRGPQFCAELLQSVWAAYAPADAQDLLAQAFLQPYAELLRSHAALRPRSTSYALCPFCNRKPGFGVLRQMGDGGARSMVCTFCLAEWEFRRIVCPGCGEENDKKLAVFTADDFDYIRVECCDSCKTYTKSIDLTKNGRAEPVVDELASAPLDLWARERGYAKLRVNLLGL
- a CDS encoding L-lactate permease, whose protein sequence is MSGTAGASTSHEKLASSPPPSGGSLPPILMFLVTAAVVIMAWRGATPATPWAQGYDPFGRWWLSAICAALPVVVLLTTLAIFRVKAHYAAFLGLVTALVVAAGLFHMPIKVASITAIYGALYGLFPIGWIILNVIFLYRMTLATGRFKVLQQSMTGITQDTRLQLLLIAFSFGAFFEGASGFGTPVAVTAALLIGLGFRPLQASGLSLIANTAPVAYGALATPIVALAAVTGYSEFALGAQVGRILPFFSMLVPFWLIWAYAGFKGMKEIWPAIAVAGAAFALPQYLVSNYHGPWLTDIIAAMCSMLCLILFLKIWQPARIWGHEGHQGEQRAARGAHGYSRSEVVRAWLPWLVLSITVFCWGTYTGKKIMNTPEKVFPFMSGWSTPPSKMTNPQIPVTGLNKMVQRVPPVVAKPTAEAAIFGLNWLSATGSGILIAAIISGFIMGLSLPRMVAMWCQTVWHVRFSMITIAVMMSLGIITRYSGVDATMGLAFARTGHLYPFFGTLLGWLGVALTGSDTASNVLFGSLQKISAQQIGISPVLMASANSAGGVMGKMIDAQSIVVASTATEWYGHEGDILRYVFWHSIALACLVGVLVFLEAYVAPFTRLVVQ